A DNA window from Micromonospora sp. NBC_01739 contains the following coding sequences:
- a CDS encoding ion transporter, whose amino-acid sequence MAGAAGPSARAEVSDPVNGAQVPAPRRGPVDSSRPGLFEACARISASRPFELAIVAVILANGVVLGLETYPDLGAAGTALHAVEWIFRVIFVIEIVIRVLAYGRRPQDFFRQGWNVFDFLVIVAIFLPGLHGDSALLRVVRVLRMVRLVRFSPGLRTIVAALWRSLPGIGGFFALAVVTLYVYGMAGWLIFGKVYPEQYGDIGRSLLTLFVLLSLETLPDLIEQGMEVSPWTVLYYGSFVVITVNLLLNILIAVFVNSMEEARRLEMTEGLAPGYDSDGDGVPDEVDRIAISQRLDDLRTLIVELERELRIDRDDGRGRRVLKD is encoded by the coding sequence GTGGCTGGCGCGGCCGGCCCCAGCGCTCGTGCCGAGGTCAGTGACCCGGTGAACGGTGCGCAGGTGCCGGCCCCGCGCCGCGGGCCGGTCGACTCGTCACGGCCTGGGCTGTTCGAGGCCTGTGCCCGGATCTCCGCCTCCCGCCCGTTCGAACTCGCGATCGTCGCGGTGATCCTGGCCAACGGGGTGGTCCTGGGGCTGGAGACCTATCCCGATCTGGGTGCGGCCGGCACGGCCCTGCACGCGGTCGAGTGGATCTTCCGAGTGATTTTTGTCATCGAGATCGTCATCCGGGTGCTGGCCTACGGGCGCCGACCACAGGACTTCTTCCGCCAGGGTTGGAACGTCTTCGATTTCCTGGTGATCGTGGCGATCTTCCTGCCGGGCCTGCACGGCGACTCGGCGCTGTTGCGGGTCGTACGGGTGTTGCGAATGGTGCGGCTGGTGCGGTTCTCGCCCGGCCTGCGCACGATCGTCGCGGCCCTGTGGCGCAGTCTGCCGGGCATCGGCGGCTTCTTCGCCCTGGCCGTGGTGACCCTCTACGTCTACGGGATGGCCGGCTGGCTGATCTTCGGCAAGGTCTATCCGGAGCAGTACGGGGACATCGGACGGTCGCTGCTGACCCTGTTCGTGCTGCTGTCCCTGGAGACCCTGCCGGACCTCATAGAACAGGGCATGGAGGTCTCCCCGTGGACGGTGCTCTACTACGGCAGCTTCGTGGTGATCACGGTGAACCTGCTGCTGAACATCCTGATCGCCGTCTTCGTCAACTCCATGGAGGAGGCGCGTCGGCTGGAGATGACCGAAGGGCTGGCCCCCGGCTACGACTCCGACGGCGACGGGGTGCCCGACGAAGTGGACCGCATCGCGATCAGTCAACGCCTGGACGATCTGCGCACCCTGATCGTGGAGTTGGAGCGGGAGTTGCGCATCGATCGCGACGACGGGCGGGGACGTCGGGTGTTGAAGGACTGA
- a CDS encoding extracellular catalytic domain type 2 short-chain-length polyhydroxyalkanoate depolymerase: MLKSVLRLLAGAVAVALITPTAVLITPTAPAYAATVHTKTPVAGTLSSYRVSGVYVAGVSSGAYLATQLQVAYSQRIRGAALFAAGPYYCAQNNVAQALYGCGDNLYPTYLSALQTYTRTWAGYGWIDPVSGLSGEPVYVFHGRSDSTVKRSVSDDLVRYQQHFGANVQYDNTSSAGHGWVTPYGTVGCTGTAAPFLNNCGTDPQNTLLRKLFGTVQPPNTGPLGGTLIRFSQHTFAPGGRATALSMDAEGFAYVPASCAAGASCRLMVALHGCLQGRSRVGTAFVDRANLNQYADTNAMIVLYPQAVTATANPNGCWDWWGYLGATNYPIKGGAQVETVMNMVRRLGG, from the coding sequence ATGCTGAAATCCGTCCTGCGGCTGCTCGCCGGAGCCGTCGCGGTAGCGCTGATCACCCCCACGGCAGTGCTGATCACCCCCACGGCACCGGCGTACGCCGCCACTGTGCACACCAAGACCCCGGTGGCCGGGACCCTGTCGTCGTACCGGGTCTCCGGGGTGTACGTCGCCGGGGTCTCCTCCGGGGCCTACCTGGCCACCCAGCTCCAGGTCGCCTACTCGCAGCGGATCAGGGGAGCGGCGCTGTTCGCCGCCGGCCCGTACTACTGCGCCCAGAACAATGTGGCCCAGGCCCTGTACGGCTGCGGCGACAACCTCTACCCGACCTACCTGAGCGCCCTGCAGACCTACACCCGCACCTGGGCCGGCTACGGCTGGATCGACCCGGTCAGCGGGCTGTCCGGGGAACCGGTCTACGTCTTCCACGGTCGCTCCGACAGCACCGTCAAGCGGTCGGTCAGCGACGACCTGGTCCGCTACCAGCAGCACTTCGGCGCCAACGTGCAGTACGACAACACCTCCTCCGCCGGGCACGGCTGGGTCACCCCGTACGGGACGGTGGGCTGCACGGGCACGGCCGCACCGTTCCTCAACAACTGCGGCACCGACCCGCAGAACACCCTGCTGCGCAAGCTGTTCGGCACGGTGCAGCCGCCGAACACCGGCCCCCTGGGCGGCACCCTGATCCGGTTCAGCCAGCACACCTTCGCCCCCGGCGGCCGGGCCACCGCCCTGAGCATGGACGCCGAGGGGTTCGCCTACGTTCCGGCCTCCTGCGCGGCCGGGGCGAGCTGCCGCCTGATGGTCGCCCTGCACGGCTGCCTGCAGGGGCGCAGCCGGGTCGGTACGGCCTTCGTGGACCGGGCCAACCTCAACCAGTACGCCGACACGAACGCGATGATCGTGCTGTACCCGCAGGCCGTCACCGCCACCGCCAACCCGAACGGCTGCTGGGACTGGTGGGGCTACCTGGGGGCGACGAACTACCCCATCAAGGGCGGGGCCCAGGTGGAAACCGTGATGAACATGGTCCGACGACTGGGCGGATGA
- a CDS encoding M15 family metallopeptidase, with the protein MAERRPADRPRPGRRPGRTAAVLVVGLTVGLVAAAGCGRRTPAPQPSPTPTPSATSTTGPDFVLLSEADPRILTDIRYAGPHNFIGRPVTGYAEPVCLLTAPAAEALRRVQDAALATGHTLKVYDCYRPQSAAEEFLTWAGRPDDQRMKAEFYPRVAKSDLFDQGYLGAPTAHSRGSTVDLTLVGLPPPAQAPYVAGQPLVACAAPVPERFGDNSVDMGTGFDCFDPLAHIDATGVSATARENRRLLRQLMTEGGFVGYDREWWHYRYGDEPWPDTYFDLPVARSSAD; encoded by the coding sequence ATGGCCGAACGCCGCCCTGCCGACCGGCCCCGACCCGGGCGGCGGCCGGGTCGGACGGCAGCGGTGCTGGTGGTCGGGCTGACGGTGGGCCTGGTAGCGGCGGCCGGGTGCGGCCGTCGGACGCCCGCACCCCAACCCTCCCCGACCCCCACCCCCTCCGCGACAAGCACGACCGGTCCGGACTTCGTCCTGCTCTCCGAGGCCGACCCCCGGATCCTGACGGACATCAGGTACGCCGGGCCGCACAACTTCATCGGTCGGCCGGTCACCGGATATGCCGAGCCGGTGTGCCTGCTCACCGCCCCGGCCGCCGAGGCGCTGCGCCGGGTGCAGGACGCCGCCCTGGCCACCGGCCACACCCTCAAGGTGTACGACTGCTACCGCCCGCAGTCCGCGGCCGAGGAGTTCCTGACCTGGGCCGGTCGCCCGGACGATCAGCGGATGAAGGCCGAGTTCTATCCCCGGGTGGCCAAGTCGGACCTGTTCGACCAGGGCTATCTAGGTGCGCCGACCGCGCACAGCCGGGGCAGCACGGTGGACCTGACCCTGGTCGGCCTGCCCCCGCCCGCGCAGGCCCCCTACGTCGCCGGCCAACCACTGGTGGCCTGCGCGGCCCCCGTGCCGGAACGCTTCGGGGACAACAGTGTCGACATGGGCACCGGGTTCGACTGCTTCGACCCGCTGGCGCACATCGACGCCACCGGGGTCAGCGCCACCGCCCGGGAGAACCGGCGGCTGCTGCGGCAGTTGATGACCGAGGGCGGGTTCGTCGGCTACGACCGGGAGTGGTGGCACTACCGCTACGGCGACGAACCCTGGCCGGACACCTACTTCGACCTGCCGGTCGCCCGCTCCTCCGCCGACTGA
- a CDS encoding D-alanyl-D-alanine carboxypeptidase family protein, whose product MTSPLVPTTGATAAAPVPCPRPAPPAPGPTPSATPAPDPVARAVGGARLATAGLVAPPQVSAPPKVAATSWVVADLDTGQVLGGCGPHEYATPASVQKLLLAATMLPRLDPAEVVTITAGDLDIEPGSSAVGLVAGGRYRVDTLWLGLLLRSGNEVANALARLGGGADGMAGGLREMNEQARRLGAYQTHAATPSGLDGPGQFTSAYDLALIARACFADEHFRRYVATREADIPAQPGHRAKGFTIDNDNQLLYRYPGALGGKTGYTDLARHTYVGAAERNGRRLVVTLLGADVIDKRAWEQGAELLDWGFALPRDASVGVLVPPGATTASAAPSTVPPQALPGGASGGEAAGGHPLADRLRSGSYLLLAVGLTVLVAGLIVRRRLRTDRRAPTSRG is encoded by the coding sequence ATGACATCACCACTGGTGCCTACCACGGGTGCCACCGCGGCGGCACCCGTGCCGTGCCCACGACCGGCGCCACCCGCGCCCGGCCCGACACCCTCGGCGACACCGGCACCGGATCCGGTGGCCCGAGCGGTCGGGGGCGCCCGGTTGGCGACCGCCGGACTCGTCGCCCCGCCGCAGGTGTCGGCGCCACCGAAGGTGGCCGCCACCTCCTGGGTGGTGGCCGATCTGGACACCGGGCAGGTGTTGGGTGGTTGTGGGCCGCACGAGTACGCCACTCCGGCGAGTGTGCAGAAGTTGCTGCTGGCCGCGACCATGCTGCCCCGGCTGGATCCGGCCGAGGTCGTCACCATCACCGCGGGCGACCTGGACATCGAGCCGGGCAGTTCGGCGGTGGGACTGGTGGCGGGTGGCCGGTACCGCGTGGACACCCTCTGGCTGGGGCTGCTGCTGCGCTCCGGCAACGAGGTGGCCAACGCCCTGGCCCGCCTGGGTGGGGGCGCGGACGGGATGGCCGGCGGCCTGCGGGAGATGAACGAGCAGGCCCGGCGGCTCGGGGCGTACCAGACCCATGCCGCGACACCCTCCGGACTGGACGGTCCGGGGCAGTTCACCAGCGCGTACGACCTGGCGTTGATCGCCCGGGCCTGCTTCGCCGACGAGCACTTCCGCCGGTACGTGGCCACCCGGGAGGCGGACATCCCGGCCCAGCCGGGACACCGCGCCAAGGGCTTCACCATCGACAACGACAACCAGCTGCTCTACCGCTACCCGGGCGCGCTGGGCGGCAAGACCGGCTACACCGACCTGGCCCGGCACACCTATGTCGGTGCCGCCGAACGCAACGGACGCCGTCTGGTGGTCACCCTGCTCGGCGCGGACGTGATCGACAAGCGGGCCTGGGAGCAGGGGGCCGAGCTGCTCGACTGGGGTTTCGCCCTGCCCCGTGACGCCTCGGTCGGGGTGCTGGTGCCCCCCGGCGCCACCACGGCCTCCGCGGCACCGAGCACGGTGCCGCCCCAGGCGCTGCCCGGTGGTGCCTCCGGTGGTGAGGCCGCCGGTGGGCATCCGCTGGCCGACCGGCTCCGCTCCGGCTCGTACCTGCTCCTGGCCGTGGGGTTGACCGTCCTGGTCGCTGGCTTGATCGTGCGGCGGCGGCTGCGTACCGACCGGCGTGCCCCGACCTCCCGCGGTTGA
- a CDS encoding D-alanyl-D-alanine carboxypeptidase family protein — MKLRALVTVFVVLATLVAPVTPGAAAATESAVPAVPPCPKAKAPKVVRSPRPTPPPTVAQHRVVGGEALATPGLVVPPQAPPPPKVTATSWLVADLDTGQVLGGCGPHEYATPASVQKLLLAATMLPRLDPTQVATVTREDLDIAPGSSAVGLLPGGRYRVETLWLGLLLQSGNEAANALARLGGGPEGVAGGVRAMNEYARHLGALQTHAVTASGLDGPGQFTSAYDLALIARACFADPTFNRYVRTERARIPAQKALGAKGFQIQNNNQLIYRYPGALGGKTGFTDYARHTYVGAAERDGRRLVVTLLGAEPQPLRGWEQGAALLDWGFGLPPEATVGRLVDPGEWEAEPTPTPTPPSQDLPPAQVTTSAGLDDTPGGGRYVPLAVGAVLIVLAVVLVWRMRGSARRR; from the coding sequence ATGAAGCTCAGGGCGCTGGTGACCGTCTTCGTCGTCCTCGCGACCCTCGTCGCTCCGGTGACTCCAGGTGCTGCGGCGGCCACTGAGAGTGCCGTTCCTGCCGTGCCGCCCTGCCCGAAGGCGAAGGCACCCAAGGTGGTGCGGTCGCCGCGACCGACGCCACCACCCACGGTGGCGCAGCATCGGGTGGTCGGCGGCGAGGCCCTGGCGACCCCGGGGCTGGTCGTGCCGCCGCAGGCGCCGCCGCCACCGAAGGTGACCGCCACCTCCTGGCTGGTGGCCGATCTGGACACCGGGCAGGTGCTGGGTGGTTGTGGGCCGCACGAGTACGCCACCCCGGCGAGTGTGCAGAAGCTGCTGCTGGCCGCGACCATGCTGCCCCGACTGGACCCGACCCAGGTGGCCACGGTGACCCGCGAGGACCTGGACATCGCCCCGGGCAGTTCCGCGGTCGGGTTGCTGCCCGGTGGCCGGTACCGGGTGGAGACCCTCTGGCTGGGGCTGCTGCTGCAGTCCGGCAACGAGGCGGCCAACGCCCTGGCCCGCCTCGGCGGCGGGCCGGAGGGGGTGGCCGGTGGGGTGCGGGCCATGAACGAGTACGCCCGCCATCTGGGTGCCCTGCAGACCCACGCGGTCACCGCCTCCGGACTGGACGGTCCGGGACAGTTCACCAGCGCGTACGACCTGGCGCTGATCGCCCGGGCCTGCTTCGCCGATCCCACCTTCAACAGGTACGTGCGCACCGAGCGGGCCCGGATCCCGGCGCAGAAGGCCCTGGGCGCCAAGGGTTTCCAGATCCAGAACAACAACCAGTTGATCTACCGCTATCCGGGTGCCCTGGGCGGCAAGACCGGCTTCACGGACTACGCCCGGCACACCTATGTCGGTGCCGCCGAGCGCGACGGACGTCGGCTGGTGGTCACCCTGCTCGGTGCCGAGCCCCAGCCGCTGCGGGGCTGGGAACAGGGTGCGGCCCTGCTCGACTGGGGATTCGGCCTGCCGCCCGAGGCGACGGTGGGTCGCCTGGTCGACCCGGGGGAGTGGGAGGCCGAACCGACCCCGACCCCCACCCCACCCAGCCAGGACCTGCCGCCGGCGCAGGTGACCACCTCGGCAGGGCTGGACGACACCCCCGGCGGGGGCCGGTACGTGCCGTTGGCCGTGGGAGCGGTTCTGATCGTGCTAGCCGTGGTTCTCGTATGGCGGATGCGAGGCAGCGCCCGCCGTCGGTGA
- a CDS encoding protein-tyrosine phosphatase family protein, giving the protein MEGGPGWADEVGVVELPGGVRVRGRRIADPASPADFSLLLAPGPAPAWAHRRVRWPDFWVPTDRADALAALREALRRGYAGQRVEVACRGGTGRTGTALAALAILDGLPAEQAVTWVRAAYRPKAVETPWQRRWLRRLPEHLSHPT; this is encoded by the coding sequence ATGGAGGGTGGACCGGGCTGGGCGGACGAGGTCGGGGTGGTCGAGTTGCCCGGCGGGGTGCGGGTACGCGGGCGACGGATCGCCGATCCCGCCTCCCCGGCCGACTTCAGTCTGCTGCTGGCCCCCGGGCCGGCCCCGGCCTGGGCGCACCGGCGGGTGCGCTGGCCGGACTTCTGGGTGCCGACGGACCGGGCCGACGCCCTGGCGGCGTTGCGGGAGGCGCTGCGGCGCGGATACGCCGGCCAGCGGGTGGAGGTGGCCTGCCGGGGCGGCACCGGGCGTACCGGCACTGCCCTGGCGGCGTTGGCGATCCTCGACGGGCTGCCCGCCGAACAGGCGGTCACCTGGGTCCGGGCCGCCTATCGCCCCAAAGCGGTGGAGACCCCGTGGCAGCGCCGCTGGCTGCGCCGACTACCCGAGCACCTGAGCCACCCCACATGA
- a CDS encoding DedA family protein, giving the protein MIHIPRAASPVGVVSQSAPPEDGLVGFVTDLVERLGGPGAGLAVALENLFPPIPSEVILPLAGFVAAQGRMSVVGAIFWTTLGSVLGALALYWIGAKLGRERVRAIAAKLPLVKLSDIDRTEEWFLRHGVKAVFFGRMIPIFRSMISIPAGVERMPLLTFVVYTTLGSLIWNTTFVLAGYLLGDNWHLVESYAGILQNLVIVACVLGLGWFVVTRLRRSRRSGGLRSNDSGAGLTDAEPASVPDPQGRGTIYRSAWAQDHRLDREPPR; this is encoded by the coding sequence GTGATTCACATTCCGCGTGCCGCGTCCCCTGTCGGCGTCGTCAGTCAGTCCGCGCCGCCCGAGGACGGGCTGGTCGGCTTCGTCACCGACCTGGTGGAGCGCCTGGGCGGACCGGGCGCCGGCCTGGCCGTGGCGCTGGAGAACCTGTTCCCACCCATTCCCAGCGAGGTGATCCTGCCGCTGGCCGGGTTCGTCGCGGCCCAGGGCCGGATGAGCGTGGTCGGCGCGATCTTCTGGACCACCCTCGGCTCCGTGCTGGGGGCGCTGGCCCTCTACTGGATCGGCGCCAAGCTGGGCCGGGAGCGGGTCCGCGCGATCGCCGCCAAGCTGCCCCTGGTGAAGCTCAGCGACATCGACCGCACCGAGGAGTGGTTCCTCCGACACGGGGTCAAGGCGGTCTTCTTCGGCCGGATGATCCCGATCTTCCGGAGCATGATCTCCATCCCGGCCGGTGTGGAGCGGATGCCGCTGCTCACCTTCGTGGTCTACACCACCCTGGGCAGCCTGATCTGGAACACCACCTTCGTGCTGGCCGGATACCTGCTCGGGGACAACTGGCACCTGGTCGAGTCGTACGCCGGCATCCTCCAGAACCTGGTCATCGTCGCCTGCGTACTCGGGTTGGGGTGGTTCGTGGTGACCCGGCTGCGCCGCTCCCGCCGGTCCGGTGGCCTGCGGTCCAACGACAGCGGGGCCGGGCTGACCGACGCGGAACCGGCCAGCGTCCCCGACCCGCAGGGACGCGGCACCATCTACCGCAGCGCCTGGGCCCAGGACCACCGACTGGACCGGGAACCACCCCGCTGA
- a CDS encoding carbon-nitrogen hydrolase family protein: MENQLGRDRLRLAVAQPRCRAYDIGANVAAHAALVEAAAARVVVFPELSLTGYELDAAPVDPADPRLAPLVEACAAAGSLALVGAPVAGDHIALVAVDGTGARVAYRKMWLGGYEPRRFLPGAEPVVLTVDGWRLGLAICKDTGVAEHAARTCALGVDVYLAAVLESAADVAVPDQRALRTATTHGVHVAVASFAGPTGGGYRETAGRSAVWAPDGTVLARAGGDPGEYALAILT; the protein is encoded by the coding sequence GTGGAGAATCAACTCGGCCGTGACCGCCTGCGGCTCGCGGTGGCCCAACCCCGGTGTCGGGCGTACGACATCGGGGCCAACGTGGCCGCTCACGCGGCCCTGGTCGAGGCGGCGGCGGCCCGGGTGGTGGTTTTTCCGGAGCTGTCCCTGACCGGATATGAGCTGGACGCTGCCCCGGTCGATCCGGCTGATCCCCGGCTGGCTCCCCTGGTGGAGGCCTGCGCGGCGGCCGGGTCACTGGCCCTGGTCGGCGCACCGGTGGCCGGGGACCACATCGCCCTGGTCGCGGTGGACGGCACCGGGGCCCGGGTGGCGTACCGCAAGATGTGGCTCGGTGGGTACGAGCCCCGCCGGTTCCTGCCCGGTGCGGAGCCGGTGGTGCTGACCGTGGACGGCTGGCGGCTGGGGCTGGCGATCTGCAAGGACACCGGGGTGGCCGAACACGCCGCCCGTACCTGTGCCCTGGGGGTGGACGTCTACCTGGCCGCCGTGCTGGAGTCGGCGGCCGATGTGGCCGTACCCGACCAACGGGCCCTACGCACGGCCACCACCCACGGGGTGCATGTAGCGGTGGCCAGCTTCGCCGGACCGACCGGCGGCGGTTACCGGGAGACGGCGGGCCGTTCGGCGGTGTGGGCCCCGGACGGTACGGTGCTGGCCCGGGCCGGCGGCGACCCCGGGGAGTACGCCCTGGCGATCCTGACCTGA